A section of the Leptotrichia sp. HSP-342 genome encodes:
- a CDS encoding immunity 51 family protein — MKYVAIDEQDEKGFEEYIESLKKSGMELSEEEIQEIKNDINDQVAFCLMNNDKKFDEIFEKVSEINEEAYLNGHGWAALIESYLENNYPELYEDYDSDPEAGGYVGRYFGNTKENWEKIRKVAEIVEDLIENEDKIYKYIEENGDDIFWDSF, encoded by the coding sequence ATGAAATATGTAGCAATTGATGAGCAAGATGAAAAAGGGTTTGAGGAATATATTGAAAGTTTGAAAAAAAGTGGAATGGAACTTTCAGAAGAAGAAATACAGGAAATAAAGAATGATATTAACGATCAAGTAGCCTTTTGCCTAATGAATAATGATAAAAAATTTGATGAAATTTTTGAAAAAGTATCTGAAATTAATGAAGAAGCCTATTTAAATGGCCATGGATGGGCGGCTTTAATTGAAAGTTATTTGGAGAATAATTATCCAGAACTTTATGAAGATTATGATTCTGATCCTGAAGCTGGGGGATATGTCGGACGCTACTTTGGAAATACTAAGGAAAACTGGGAAAAAATTCGGAAAGTGGCTGAAATAGTTGAGGATTTGATTGAAAATGAAGATAAAATTTATAAATATATTGAGGAAAATGGAGATGATATTTTCTGGGATTCATTTTAG
- a CDS encoding phosphopentomutase, which translates to MKKIERITLIVLDSVGAGELPDANLFDDCGSNTLRNMAKAYGGMSLPNMGKLGLGNITEIEGTPAVEKAEGAYGRAIEVSHGKDSTTGHWEIAGVPLERPFPNYQNGFSDEVIKEFEEKTGRKVMLNRPLSGTVAIDQYGEEQIKTGNWIVYGSADPVFQIAANEEIIPLEELYKACEIALEICNEKSPVARVIARPYVGKKVGEFKRTANRHDFSIDPPKESMLERLEKAGLDVVGIGKTSDLFNGKGITDNRKANQDNLDGIKKTIAALKEDTKGLIFTNLVDFDAVYGHRRNVEGYVKALIEFDNWLPEIQKNLKDDEILIITADHGNDPTFKGTDHTREYIPIMICGKNVKKNVNIGTRKTFADIAATVEEILLGTEKEGSFAKEILED; encoded by the coding sequence ATGAAAAAAATAGAAAGAATTACATTAATTGTACTAGACAGTGTCGGAGCAGGAGAATTGCCTGATGCAAATTTATTCGACGACTGCGGGTCAAATACTTTAAGAAATATGGCGAAAGCTTATGGAGGAATGAGTTTGCCTAATATGGGGAAATTGGGGCTTGGAAATATTACTGAGATTGAAGGGACTCCAGCTGTGGAGAAAGCTGAAGGGGCTTATGGAAGAGCGATTGAAGTATCACATGGAAAAGATTCTACAACTGGACACTGGGAAATTGCTGGTGTACCGCTAGAACGTCCATTTCCAAACTACCAAAATGGATTTTCAGATGAAGTTATAAAGGAATTTGAAGAAAAAACAGGAAGAAAAGTTATGTTAAACAGACCACTTTCAGGAACTGTCGCAATTGATCAATATGGAGAGGAGCAGATAAAAACAGGTAACTGGATAGTTTACGGTTCAGCAGATCCTGTATTCCAGATTGCTGCAAATGAAGAAATTATACCATTGGAAGAGCTTTACAAAGCGTGTGAAATTGCACTTGAAATTTGTAATGAGAAATCACCTGTGGCAAGGGTAATTGCAAGACCTTATGTTGGTAAAAAAGTAGGAGAATTTAAAAGAACTGCAAACAGACACGACTTCTCTATTGATCCTCCAAAAGAAAGCATGCTTGAAAGATTGGAAAAAGCTGGACTTGATGTAGTTGGGATTGGAAAAACGAGCGATTTGTTCAATGGAAAAGGAATTACAGATAACAGAAAAGCTAATCAGGACAATCTGGATGGAATAAAAAAAACAATAGCTGCATTGAAGGAAGATACAAAAGGATTGATTTTCACTAATTTAGTTGATTTTGATGCTGTTTACGGACATAGAAGAAATGTTGAAGGGTATGTAAAGGCTCTAATCGAATTTGATAACTGGCTTCCTGAAATCCAAAAAAATTTGAAAGATGATGAAATTCTGATTATCACAGCTGATCATGGAAATGACCCTACATTCAAAGGAACAGATCATACGAGAGAATATATACCTATAATGATTTGTGGTAAAAATGTTAAAAAGAATGTAAATATTGGAACAAGAAAAACTTTTGCTGATATTGCGGCAACTGTTGAGGAAATTTTATTGGGAACTGAAAAAGAAGGAAGTTTTGCAAAAGAAATTTTGGAAGACTAA